The following are from one region of the Capsicum annuum cultivar UCD-10X-F1 chromosome 1, UCD10Xv1.1, whole genome shotgun sequence genome:
- the LOC107864773 gene encoding protein ENL-like — MGDNTAPNTSKKQKKESEVAPNHAKHSKFYNHFLFKASLIVIFLVVLPLFTSEAPDFINQTLQTRSWEVLQLIFVGIAVSYGLFSRKSDETDKEHNTKFDNAQSYVSGLLHVSSVFDDEADIHDENKVQTWNNQYHRGNNPVVVVAKENHSLNEHRAINSRIGEKPLLLPIRSLKSRVLDDKMEGHDDEFSSKSRKEGSVVSSPKKLVDNMEENVVRPSPIPWRSRSAKNVEMKDENNHCYNSKSSSKEDTNEFKKIEPFSLRSQSFRSPKTNNYSNSSSPRTLSPSQSRKLSPSLSFSSESQSKIVNEDILRKKIFRKAAPPPPPPPPPPPPHFFYKNSPLLKSSSSVTSNGAVSSEKELRRSIRSVPMESTRGEKFQTPRKAYSGTELRPFAGSTRAREYGAEFASPEDEETFVKDKGTTDKMMHESYNFATKSRFMEFPNEDKKEYVEKFLVETDQEDSETESEDYDYFEENANKTEVGTDQTDEGPDVDKKADEFIAKFREQIRLQRIESIRRSAGQPTRNLVR; from the coding sequence ATGGGAGATAACACAGCTCCTAACACCTccaaaaaacagaaaaaagagTCTGAAGTTGCACCAAACCATGCAAAACATAGTAAGTTCTACAATCATTTTCTCTTCAAAGCTTCACTTATTGTGATTTTCCTTGTTGTGCTTCCACTTTTCACCTCTGAAGCTCCTGATTTCATTAACCAAACTCTTCAAACAAGAAGTTGGGAAGTCCTTCAACTTATATTTGTTGGCATAGCTGTTTCATATGGACTTTTTAGCAGAAAAAGTGATGAAACAGACAAGGAACATAACACAAAGTTTGACAATGCTCAATCATATGTATCTGGATTGCTCCATGTTTCATCTGTTTTCGATGATGAAGCCGATATCCATGATGAAAACAAAGTTCAGACATGGAATAATCAGTACCATAGAGGTAACAATCCTGTTGTAGTAGTTGCTAAAGAAAATCACAGTCTTAATGAACATAGAGCTATCAATTCAAGAATTGGCGAAAAGCCTTTGCTTTTGCCAATTCGAAGCTTGAAATCGCGTGTTCTTGATGATAAAATGGAAGGGCATGATGATGAGTTCAGTTCAAAATCAAGAAAGGAGGGTTCTGTAGTGTCGAGTCCTAAGAAATTGGTGGACAATATGGAGGAAAATGTTGTTCGTCCATCGCCTATTCCATGGCGATCAAGATCAGCAAAAAATGTGGAGATGAAAGATGAAAATAATCATTGCTATAACTCAAAATCTAGTTCAAAAGAGGACACTAATGAGTTCAAAAAGATTGAACCATTTTCTTTGAGGTCTCAATCTTTTAGATCACCTAAGACTAATAATTACTCAAATTCCTCTTCACCAAGAACTCTTTCTCCTTCACAATCAAGAAAATTGTCCCCTTCACTGTCCTTTTCATCAGAATCACAATCCAAGATTGTTAATGAAGATATACTGAGAAAGAAAATTTTTCGCAAAGCTGCTCctcctccaccaccaccacctccaccTCCACCTCCACATTTCTTCTATAAGAATTCTCCTCTGCTGAAATCAAGCTCTAGTGTTACAAGTAATGGTGCAGTTTCTTCAGAGAAGGAATTGAGGAGAAGCATTAGGAGTGTCCCAATGGAATCGACACGCGGTGAAAAGTTCCAAACACCAAGAAAAGCATATTCAGGAACAGAATTGAGGCCATTCGCTGGTAGTACAAGGGCAAGAGAATATGGTGCTGAATTCGCAAGCCCTGAAGACGAAGAAACATTTGTTAAAGACAAAGGAACAACTGACAAAATGATGCATGAAAGCTACAACTTTGCAACAAAATCAAGATTCATGGAATTCCCAAATGAAGATAAGAAAGAATATGTTGAGAAATTCCTTGTGGAAACTGATCAGGAGGATTCAGAAACTGAGAGTGAAGATTATGATTACTTTGAAGAAAACGCGAACAAAACAGAAGTTGGAACTGATCAGACTGATGAAGGACCAGATGTCGATAAGAAAGCTGATGAGTTTATAGCAAAGTTTAGGGAGCAAATTCGGCTTCAGAGAATTGAATCAATCAGAAGATCAGCAGGACAACCTACAAGAAACCTTGTAAGATAA
- the LOC107868071 gene encoding homeobox-leucine zipper protein HAT4, with product MMVEKEDLGLSLSLSFPDNSNNNKNTTTSINHQLSLSPFNTIHKTSWADSLFPSSDRNSETCRVETRTFLKGIDVNRLPETVDADEEAGVSSPNSTISSLSGNKRSEREANNCDLEHEMERGSDEEDGETSRKKLRLSKDQSVILEESFKEHNTLNPKQKLALAKRLGLRPRQVEVWFQNRRARTKLKQTEVDCEFLKRCCENLTEENRRLQKEVQELRALKLSPQFYMQMTPPTTLTMCPSCERVGAPPSSSSGPTSTPMGQAQPRPMPFNLWANALHPRS from the exons atgatggttGAGAAAGAAGATTTGGGGTTGAGCCTTAGCCTCAGTTTTCcagataatagtaataataacaagaatacaacaaCCAGTATTAATCATCAGCTCAGTCTTTCACCTTTCAATACCATTCACAAAACTTCTTGGGCTGATTCTCTATTCCCTTCTTCAG ATCGGAACTCGGAGACGTGCAGAGTGGAGACAAGAACTTTTCTGAAGGGAATCGACGTGAACCGGCTGCCGGAGACGGTGGACGCCGACGAAGAAGCCGGCGTGTCGTCGCCGAACAGTACGATTTCAAGTTTAAGTGGAAACAaaagaagtgaaagagaagcaaatAACTGTGATCTAGAACATGAAATGGAAAGAGGTTCTGATGAAGAAGATGGAGAAACTTCTAGAAAGAAATTAAGGTTGTCAAAAGATCAATCTGTCATTCTTGAAGAAAGTTTCAAAGAACACAACACACTCAATCCT aagCAAAAGTTGGCTTTGGCTAAAAGACTGGGATTGAGGCCTAGGCAAGTGGAGGTGTGGTTTCAGAACAGAAGGGCAAG gACAAAGTTGAAGCAAACAGAAGTTGACTGTGAGTTTTTGAAGAGATGTTGTGAGAATTTGACAGAGGAAAACAGGAGATTACAGAAGGAAGTTCAAGAATTGAGGGCATTAAAGCTTTCACCTCAATTCTACATGCAAATGACCCCTCCCACCACCCTCACCATGTGCCCTTCATGTGAGCGTGTTGGGGCCCCACCTTCCTCCTCATCTGGGCCCACATCCACACCAATGGGCCAGGCCCAACCTAGGCCCATGCCATTTAACTTATGGGCCAATGCACTACATCCTAGATCATGA